TTGGCGAACGCGCTGGCCTCCGTCCTCGGTCAGGAGCAGGTGGCGGTCGACTGCGTCGTGGTCGGCAACGGCTGGGTGCCGGTGGAGCTTCCGGACGGTGTGCGCTCGATCGCGTTGGAAGACAACGTCGGCGTCCCTGCGGCGCGCAACATCGGGGCTGCGGAGGTCGACGGCGACATCCTGCTCTTTCTCGACGACGACGCCGAGCTGGTCGGTGACGACCTGCTCGAGCGCGCGGTGGACGAGTTCGACTCCGACGCCGCGCTCGGCGTGCTCCAACCGCGGGCGGTCGACCCGACCGGGCTGCCGACCTCTCGGCGGCACGTCCCACGGCTGCGAGCCGCCGATGCCGCTCGTTCCGGTGACGTCGCCTGGTTCTGGGAGGGCGCTTCGCTGATCCGGCGTACCGCGTTCGATGGTTGCGGCGGTTGGCCGGAGCAATTCTTCTACGGCCACGAGGGGATCGAGCTGGCCTGGCGCATGGTCGACGGGGGATACCGGGTCCACTACGACGCCGACCTGATGGTGCTCAACCCGGAGGCCGAGCCGTTCCGAGGTGCCGAGCACCGCTACTACGACACGCGGAACCGGGTGTGGGTCGCCCGGCGAAACCTGCCGTGGCTGCTCGCGACGGGCTACCTCGCGGTCTGGGTGAGCGCCACCGTGCTGCGCTGCCGGCGGGTCTCCGACCTGCGCGAGAGCATCCGGGGGTTCGTCGACGGAGCCCGGCTGCCGAGCGGGGATCGGCGGCCGATCCAGTGGCGCACGGCGTGGCGGTTGACCCGGTTGGGCCGCCCGCCCGTGGTCTAGGCTGCGCGCGTAATGGCAGCAAGCAAGAGGCGGCGGCGAACCGTCGGCGTCGTTCTCGCCGGCGGAGTGGGCACCCGGGTCGGTCTCGAGACCCCGAAGCAGCTGCTGAAGGTCGCCGGGAAGGCGATCATCGAGCACACGCTCGCCGCCTTCGAGGCAACCGCCGAGGTCGACGAGATCGTCGTGATGATGACGCCCGGCTACGTGCCCGACATCGAGGCGATCATCGCCGCGCGCGGCTTCCGGAAGGTCGTGGCGGTGCTCGAGGGCGGCGTGACCCGTAACGACACGACGAAGATCGCGCTCGACCACCTCGGGACAGAAGAGTGCAACGTCCTGTTCCATGACGCGGTCCGCCCGTTGATCACGCAGCGCGTGATCCGCGAGTGCGTCAACGAGCTGCGCAACTACGACGCGGTCGACACCGCGATCGCCTCCGCGGACACGATTATCGTGGTCGACTCCAGCGGCGAAATCATCGTCGACATCCCTGACCGTAGCCTGCTGCGGCGCGGCCAGACTCCGCAGGCCTTCACCCTTTCGACCATCCGGAAGGCGTACGAGCTGGCCTGGCAGGACCCCGCCTTCTCCGCGACCGACGACTGCAGCGTGGTGCTGAAGTACCTCCCGGACGTCGCGATCAAGGTGGTCGAAGGGTCCGAGCACAACATGAAGGTGACCGCGCCGGTCGACCTGTTCATCGCGGACAAGCTGTTCCAGCTCAGCTCGTCGACGGTCGCGCCGCTGTCGGGACCCGCCGCCTACGGCGAGGCGTTGCGCGGTCGGGTGGCCGTGGTCTTCGGCGGGAGCTACGGCATCGGCGCGGACATCGCCGTACTGCTCGAGGAGTACGGCGCCGGGGTGTACCGGTTCAGCCGGTCGACGACCGACACGCACGTCGAGGACCCGCACGAGGTCGAGGCGGCGCTGTCGAAGGTGCACGGCGACGCCGGCCGGATCGACTACATCATCGTGACGGCCGGAGTGTTGACCACCGGGCCGTTGTCGGAGACGGACGATCGCACCGTCGCCGAGATGATCGGTGTCAACTACGTGGCCCCGGTGCAGATCGCGCGGCTCGGCGCCGGCTATCTCGAGGAGACCGCGGGCCAGCTGTTGCTGTTCACGTCGAGCAGCTACACGCGCGGACGTGCCGGATACAGCCTTTACTCCTCGAGCAAGGCCGCCGTCGTCAACCTCACGCAGGCGCTGGCCGAGGAGTGGACCGACCTCGGAGTCCGGGTCAACTGCATCAACCCGGAGCGAACGGCGACCCCGATGCGCACCAAGGCCTTCGGTGTCGAGCCGGCCGGCGACCTGCTGGATGCTCGAGTCGTCGCGCAGACCGCCGTCGACGTCCTCGTCTCCGACGTGACCGGCCAGGTCGTCGACGTGCGCCGACCTGCCCCCACGGTCGCCGCTCGCTCGGCGCGGCCGGCCGGCGCCGCCGAGGCGGTCGAGGAGCAGGTCGAGATGCAGGAAGCGGAGGCGGAGGTCGAGGCGGCGCTCGAGCACGAGTCGCCGTGAGCCAGCCGAAGCAGTCTCACGGCGCTGCCGTCGAGCGCCCGGAGGAGCAGGGCGGCGGTGGCGAGAACGGTGGCGGACTGCGGACCGCGCAGCTGTCGGCCCGGCTGACCGGCCTGGTCGCTCTCGCGGCGTACGCACTCCTTCCGGTCGCCGCGATCTTCGGCTGGGCGGTTGCGGCGCTGGTCGCGATCGCCGTGAGCCAGGCGATGGACGTCGCGGTCGTCGCGAACGAGGATCTTCGGGCCGCGCTCGCCCGCGGCCAGTTCGGCATCGCCACCCGCACGCTGGTGCGCGAGGCATCGATGGCGATCTTGGTGGTCTCAGCCGCCTGGGCCGCCAGGCACGACGAGCGTGCGGGCCTCGCGCTGGTCCTGCTGGTCGCGGGCCTGCGGATCATCTACCAGCTGCTGCTCGTCCTGGTCCGACGGCGTGCGGTGCTGCCGGTCGAGTCCTTGAACATCGACCTGACCGGCATCGACGGGCCGCCTTACCTACCCGACGTGATGCAGCGCAGGTTGTCCGAGCGGTTCCATGGGCTGTCGGCAGTGGCGCTGGTCGGTGCCGCAATCGCTGTCGTCGCCCAGCAGCCGGTTGTGCTCTACGTGATCGTCGGCGCTGTCGTCGGGGTCGAGCTGATCGCGGTCCTCGGCGCGTTGGCGTGGCTCGTGCGGTCCCGCGGAGCGCTCATTCGCGACGCCTATCTGAATGCAGTTCTCGCGCGGGTGCGCGAGCTGCACTCGGAGGTGATGCT
This portion of the Mycobacteriales bacterium genome encodes:
- a CDS encoding bifunctional cytidylyltransferase/SDR family oxidoreductase; translation: MAASKRRRRTVGVVLAGGVGTRVGLETPKQLLKVAGKAIIEHTLAAFEATAEVDEIVVMMTPGYVPDIEAIIAARGFRKVVAVLEGGVTRNDTTKIALDHLGTEECNVLFHDAVRPLITQRVIRECVNELRNYDAVDTAIASADTIIVVDSSGEIIVDIPDRSLLRRGQTPQAFTLSTIRKAYELAWQDPAFSATDDCSVVLKYLPDVAIKVVEGSEHNMKVTAPVDLFIADKLFQLSSSTVAPLSGPAAYGEALRGRVAVVFGGSYGIGADIAVLLEEYGAGVYRFSRSTTDTHVEDPHEVEAALSKVHGDAGRIDYIIVTAGVLTTGPLSETDDRTVAEMIGVNYVAPVQIARLGAGYLEETAGQLLLFTSSSYTRGRAGYSLYSSSKAAVVNLTQALAEEWTDLGVRVNCINPERTATPMRTKAFGVEPAGDLLDARVVAQTAVDVLVSDVTGQVVDVRRPAPTVAARSARPAGAAEAVEEQVEMQEAEAEVEAALEHESP
- a CDS encoding glycosyltransferase, with the protein product MTSVGCVVLSMGNRSKELANALASVLGQEQVAVDCVVVGNGWVPVELPDGVRSIALEDNVGVPAARNIGAAEVDGDILLFLDDDAELVGDDLLERAVDEFDSDAALGVLQPRAVDPTGLPTSRRHVPRLRAADAARSGDVAWFWEGASLIRRTAFDGCGGWPEQFFYGHEGIELAWRMVDGGYRVHYDADLMVLNPEAEPFRGAEHRYYDTRNRVWVARRNLPWLLATGYLAVWVSATVLRCRRVSDLRESIRGFVDGARLPSGDRRPIQWRTAWRLTRLGRPPVV